One stretch of Limnohabitans sp. DNA includes these proteins:
- a CDS encoding 5-(carboxyamino)imidazole ribonucleotide synthase, with product MSRAILPGAMVNGQMATLGVMGGGQLGRMFVHAAQAMGYFTAVLDPDAASPAGRVSHHHIQTGYLDEQGLAQLMQRCAAITTEFENVPAPALITLGAHRPVAPASESVAIAQDRVAEKAHFVRCGVPVAPHAVIETPAHLAAVAENLLPGILKTARMGYDGKGQIRVKTREALGAAWAELKGVPCVLEKMLPLQAECSVIVARGADGQMVNFPVQSNLHRDGILAVTRVYEGAVPLDVAAQAVAATRAIAEGLNYVGVLCVEFFLLEGGELVVNEMAPRPHNSGHYTMNACDQSQFELQVRTLAGLPLTQPRQHSAAIMLNLLGELWPQESVKGPSSPAWSQVLALPGTHLHLYGKLSARPGRKMGHLNITGATPEAVRATALQAAALLGIEAF from the coding sequence ATGAGCCGCGCCATTTTGCCGGGTGCCATGGTCAATGGCCAGATGGCCACGTTGGGCGTGATGGGGGGCGGCCAGCTGGGCCGCATGTTTGTGCACGCGGCCCAGGCCATGGGCTACTTCACCGCGGTGCTCGATCCCGATGCGGCCAGCCCCGCCGGGCGGGTGAGCCACCACCACATCCAGACCGGGTATTTGGACGAGCAGGGCCTGGCGCAGCTGATGCAGCGCTGCGCGGCCATCACCACCGAGTTTGAAAACGTGCCCGCTCCCGCGCTGATCACTTTGGGCGCTCACCGCCCGGTGGCACCGGCGTCTGAGTCGGTGGCGATTGCGCAAGACCGGGTTGCCGAAAAAGCCCACTTTGTGCGCTGCGGCGTGCCGGTGGCTCCGCATGCGGTGATCGAGACCCCCGCTCATCTGGCTGCGGTGGCCGAAAATTTGCTGCCCGGTATTTTGAAGACCGCCCGCATGGGTTACGACGGCAAGGGCCAGATCCGCGTCAAGACCCGCGAAGCGTTGGGGGCCGCTTGGGCAGAGTTGAAGGGCGTGCCCTGCGTGCTCGAAAAAATGCTGCCGCTTCAGGCCGAGTGCTCGGTCATCGTGGCGCGTGGGGCCGATGGGCAGATGGTGAATTTTCCGGTGCAATCGAATTTGCACCGCGATGGCATTTTGGCCGTGACCCGCGTGTATGAAGGTGCCGTGCCCTTAGACGTGGCGGCGCAAGCCGTGGCCGCCACCCGCGCCATTGCCGAGGGTCTAAATTACGTGGGCGTGCTGTGTGTGGAGTTTTTCCTGCTCGAAGGCGGCGAGCTGGTGGTCAACGAAATGGCCCCCCGCCCGCACAACAGCGGCCACTACACGATGAACGCCTGCGACCAGTCGCAGTTTGAATTGCAGGTGCGCACGCTGGCGGGTTTGCCGCTGACGCAGCCGCGTCAACACTCAGCGGCCATCATGCTCAATTTGCTGGGCGAACTGTGGCCCCAAGAGTCGGTCAAGGGTCCCAGCAGCCCTGCATGGTCCCAGGTGCTGGCGCTGCCGGGCACGCATTTGCACCTGTACGGCAAGTTGTCGGCTCGGCCCGGCCGCAAGATGGGACACCTGAACATCACGGGTGCCACGCCTGAGGCCGTGCGCGCCACCGCCTTGCAAGCGGCCGCTTTGCTCGGCATCGAAGCGTTTTAA
- the dacB gene encoding D-alanyl-D-alanine carboxypeptidase/D-alanyl-D-alanine-endopeptidase: protein MTETSALPSGKTRASHTDLPPEVLKTLRQAQVPASALSVVIAPLPAHPRTNRETPVRLAHQAHISVNPASVMKLFTTYAALRLLGPEHLWRNRVYADGPVRDGVLQGNLVVRGSGDPKLVVERLQDLLTQVQAAGVREVRGDIVLDRSVFDVRERSEPFDEEPLRPYNVAPDGLLINFKAVVYKFTPDAANGHVQVQHEPPLAGLKVTPQLPLSSVPCSDWRRQLQADFSQALQVRFVGNYPASCGAREWPVAYPEPNQYAPLVMQAMWRNTGGQITGQVRYGARPADARLLVEAPSLPLSQVIKDINKLSNNVMAQQLYLSLSSELGAPGRFEASRVRLSQWWRHEFPGQPEPVLDNGSGLSRNERSTAHALTALLQAAHAGPHAQVFVDSLAVAGVDGTAARLKDRNPNSPAIGNAWLKTGSLRDVASVAGYVQGQSGQRYTLVAVLHHPQAPQARAALDQLLEWTVRDTVPPHKTLPQRTP from the coding sequence GTGACTGAAACATCAGCCCTCCCCTCTGGCAAAACCCGCGCGTCTCACACGGACTTGCCACCCGAGGTCCTGAAAACCCTGCGTCAGGCTCAAGTGCCCGCCTCTGCATTGAGCGTGGTGATCGCACCGCTGCCAGCCCACCCCCGGACTAACCGCGAAACGCCTGTGCGCTTGGCGCATCAAGCACACATCAGCGTCAACCCCGCTTCGGTCATGAAGCTATTCACCACATACGCGGCCTTGAGATTGCTCGGGCCGGAACACCTGTGGCGCAACCGTGTTTACGCCGATGGGCCTGTTCGGGATGGCGTGCTGCAGGGCAATTTGGTGGTGCGCGGCAGTGGCGACCCCAAACTGGTCGTCGAACGTTTACAGGATTTGCTGACCCAAGTGCAAGCAGCAGGGGTGCGTGAAGTGCGTGGCGACATCGTGCTCGACCGCAGCGTGTTTGACGTGCGCGAGCGCAGCGAACCCTTTGACGAAGAGCCCCTGCGCCCTTACAACGTGGCACCAGACGGGCTACTGATCAACTTCAAGGCCGTGGTTTACAAGTTCACCCCCGATGCGGCCAACGGCCATGTGCAAGTCCAGCATGAGCCGCCCTTGGCAGGCCTGAAAGTCACCCCCCAACTGCCTTTGTCGTCCGTTCCTTGCAGCGACTGGCGACGCCAGCTACAGGCCGACTTCAGCCAGGCCCTGCAGGTGCGCTTTGTGGGCAACTATCCCGCCAGTTGTGGTGCGCGCGAATGGCCTGTGGCCTATCCGGAACCCAACCAATACGCCCCTTTGGTGATGCAGGCCATGTGGCGCAACACGGGAGGGCAAATCACCGGGCAAGTGCGCTATGGCGCACGTCCGGCAGATGCGCGCTTGCTGGTGGAAGCACCCTCGCTGCCCTTGTCGCAAGTGATCAAAGACATCAACAAGTTGTCCAACAACGTGATGGCACAACAGTTGTATTTGTCGCTGTCGAGCGAGTTGGGAGCCCCCGGTCGCTTTGAAGCCTCCCGCGTGCGCTTGTCGCAATGGTGGCGACATGAATTTCCAGGTCAACCCGAACCCGTTTTAGACAACGGTTCTGGCCTCTCGCGCAACGAGCGCAGCACAGCACACGCCTTGACGGCCTTGCTGCAAGCAGCGCATGCAGGCCCTCACGCCCAAGTCTTTGTGGACTCATTGGCCGTGGCCGGGGTGGATGGCACAGCCGCCCGCCTGAAGGACCGCAACCCCAACTCTCCGGCCATCGGCAACGCCTGGCTCAAAACCGGTTCACTGCGCGATGTGGCCTCGGTCGCAGGCTATGTACAAGGCCAAAGCGGCCAACGCTACACCCTGGTGGCGGTGCTGCACCACCCCCAGGCACCTCAGGCGCGTGCCGCATTGGACCAGTTGCTCGAATGGACCGTGCGTGACACGGTGCCACCGCACAAAACCTTGCCCCAACGCACACCATGA
- a CDS encoding L-threonylcarbamoyladenylate synthase yields MILSANEATIAQAALALRDGQLLGLPTETVYGLAANATDDAAVVKIFVAKGRPADHPLIVHVAGVDQVPLFAAQVPDFAQKLMQAFWPGPLTLILPRWSGVAATSAGGQDSIGLRCPSHPVAQALLRACLPLGVLGVSAPSANRFGRVSPTSAAHVQSELGSDLLILDGGDCDVGIESTIIDCTRGEPVLLRPGQITRAQVEAACGRAVRGKDAPLDVSGQAAPRASGTLESHYAPRAKVRLMTAQDITAKLQALGPHANNLGLWSNERPDGSAGAGVLWRAQPHSAEQAAHDLFGVLRDLDARGVTQIWVQLPPDTSEWEGVRDRLQRAAA; encoded by the coding sequence ATGATCTTGAGTGCCAACGAGGCAACCATTGCCCAGGCGGCGCTAGCGCTGCGTGATGGCCAGCTGCTCGGCCTGCCCACCGAGACGGTGTACGGCCTGGCCGCCAATGCGACCGACGACGCGGCCGTGGTGAAAATCTTTGTGGCCAAGGGCCGCCCGGCCGACCACCCGCTGATCGTGCACGTGGCCGGTGTGGACCAGGTGCCGCTGTTTGCCGCGCAAGTGCCCGACTTTGCGCAAAAGCTCATGCAAGCTTTTTGGCCTGGCCCGCTCACCTTGATCTTGCCGCGTTGGAGCGGCGTGGCCGCTACATCAGCCGGGGGGCAAGACTCGATTGGTCTGCGTTGCCCTTCGCACCCGGTGGCGCAAGCTTTGTTGCGGGCTTGTCTGCCGCTGGGTGTGCTGGGCGTGTCGGCTCCCAGCGCCAACCGCTTTGGCCGCGTGAGCCCCACCAGCGCCGCGCATGTGCAGTCCGAGCTGGGCTCTGACTTGTTGATTCTGGACGGCGGCGACTGCGATGTGGGCATCGAGTCCACCATCATCGACTGCACGCGGGGCGAGCCGGTGCTGCTGCGCCCGGGGCAGATCACGCGGGCGCAGGTCGAGGCCGCGTGTGGCCGAGCGGTCCGAGGCAAAGACGCGCCACTGGATGTGAGTGGCCAGGCCGCGCCGCGTGCCTCAGGCACGCTCGAATCGCACTACGCGCCACGCGCCAAGGTGCGCCTGATGACCGCGCAAGACATCACCGCCAAACTGCAGGCCTTGGGGCCGCACGCGAACAACTTGGGGTTGTGGTCAAACGAACGACCGGATGGCAGCGCCGGTGCCGGTGTGCTGTGGCGTGCCCAGCCGCACAGCGCCGAGCAGGCCGCGCACGACTTGTTTGGTGTGCTGCGCGATTTGGACGCCCGGGGCGTGACGCAAATCTGGGTGCAACTGCCGCCCGACACGTCCGAGTGGGAGGGCGTGCGGGACCGGCTGCAGAGGGCGGCGGCTTGA
- a CDS encoding SemiSWEET transporter gives MNPIDWVGSLAALLTTASFIPQAWQTFRTRDVSGISLGMYSLFTAGVALWLVYGILMVAWPIIIANAITTSLALMILVMKMRYR, from the coding sequence ATGAACCCGATCGACTGGGTCGGCTCCCTGGCCGCCCTCCTCACCACGGCCAGCTTCATCCCCCAAGCATGGCAAACTTTTCGCACCCGAGACGTGAGCGGCATCTCACTGGGCATGTACAGCCTGTTCACTGCAGGGGTGGCGCTGTGGCTGGTCTACGGCATCTTGATGGTGGCTTGGCCCATCATCATCGCCAACGCCATCACCACCAGCCTGGCGCTGATGATTTTGGTGATGAAGATGCGTTACCGCTGA